In Primulina huaijiensis isolate GDHJ02 chromosome 6, ASM1229523v2, whole genome shotgun sequence, a single window of DNA contains:
- the LOC140978213 gene encoding uncharacterized protein, with translation MWQPQLQLLRFSAAVFHLSPPPLPFSRPPQFPSRPIKPNHQYSPCSAHKTWLAQLSEELTAATTAVTPVVAPAVEGPVELPPSVPSIFATTDDPTLLQTATSVLLTGAITVFLFRSLRRRAQRAKETKFRSSGMNKSLKEEAVDSLKSMSLFPVTAKSPPSPVQAFLGALTAAVIATILFKFTTTIEASLNRQTLSDNYSVRQITITIRTIINGMCYLATFVFGANALGLFLYSGQLAFNSFMEGDIDGGNESLSSSEPQSGDADTSGKASSNEDQNSDNTE, from the exons ATGTGGCAGCCTCAACTGCAGCTCCTCCGCTTCTCCGCCGCCGTCTTCCACCTCTCACCTCCTCCATTGCCATTTTCACGTCCTCCTCAGTTTCCTTCCAGACCCATCAAACCAAATCATCAATATTCACCCTGTTCTGCCCACAAGACATGGCTTGCCCAGCTCTCTGAAGAACTCACCGCCGCTACAACTGCGGTCACACCCGTTGTGGCGCCGGCGGTTGAGGGTCCCGTCGAGTTACCTCCCTCAGTTCCTTCCATTTTTGCAACCACCGATGACCCCACCCTCCTCCAGACAGCCACCAGTGTCCTCCTCACCGGTGCCATCACCGTTTTTCTCTTCCGCTCCCTCCGCCGCCGCGCTCAGCGTGCCAAAGAAACG AAATTTCGGTCATCTGGGATGAACAAATCTTTAAAAGAGGAGGCTGTAGATAGCTTGAAATCAATGTCTTTATTTCCAGTTACAGCCAAGTCTCCCCCTTCGCCTGTTCAAGCGTTTCTAGGTGCATTAACAGCTGCTGTGATTGCCACAATTCTCTTCAAGTTTACAACAACCATCGAAGCTTCTCTAAATCGCCAAACACTTTCAGATAACTACTCG GTCCGCCAGATAACCATAACAATTAG GACCATAATAAATGGAATGTGTTACCTTGCTACATTTGTCTTTGGCGCCAATGCTCTTGGATTATTCCTTTATTCTGGACAACTTGCCTTCAACTCCTTTATGGAAGGTGATATTGATGGAGGAAATGAATCCTTAAGCTCATCTGAACCACAGTCGGGTGATGCAGACACTTCTGGAAAAGCCAGTTCCAACGAGGATCAAAATTCTGATAACACAGAGTAG